Proteins from a genomic interval of Quercus lobata isolate SW786 chromosome 11, ValleyOak3.0 Primary Assembly, whole genome shotgun sequence:
- the LOC115967659 gene encoding 2-carboxy-1,4-naphthoquinone phytyltransferase, chloroplastic isoform X1, translating into MATIYCNLNTVSGLKKLNEYLLHRSYSNRYHLNSKRSSSFFCNSKKHFHTTYRRKLKIEKGHQSQQVLSERNADYSGTTTEEEKENDVSKAILIWRAVKLPIYSVALVPLTVGSAAAYFQTGIFSARRYFVLLTSSVLIITWLNLSNDVYDFDTGADKNKSESVVNLAGSRTVTLLAAYSFLALGFMGLSWTSVEAGNMRSIISLACAIICGYIYQCPPFRLSYQGLGEPLCFAAFGPFASTAFYLLQGNTSQMNYLPLSGTIISASILVGFTTSLILFCSHFHQVEEDKAVGKMSPLVRLGTERGSTVVKVAVIALYFLLFAFGLIKALPFTCILFCALTLPMGKLVVRYVEDNHKDKQKIFMAKYYCVRLHALFGAALAAGLVVARAVTKKYVPSPIFS; encoded by the exons ATGGCCACCATATATTGTAACCTAAACACAGTGTCTGGTCTGAAGAAACTCAATGAATACCTTCTGCATCGGAGTTACTCAAATAG GTATCATCTAAACTCCAAAAGATCATCAAGCTTCTTCTGTAACAGCAAAAAGCATTTCCATACCACTTAcagaagaaaattgaaaatagaaaaaggacACCAATCTCAACAGGTACTTTCAGAGAGAAATGCAGACTATTCTGGCACGACtactgaagaagaaaaagaaaatgatgtttCTAAGGCAATTTTGATATGGAGGGCAGTTAAATTACCAATATATTCTGTTGCTTTGGTTCCTCTCACT GTAGGTAGTGCGGCTGCTTATTTTCAAACAGGCATATTCTCCGCTAGGCGTTATTTTGTTCTCCTGACTTCCTCAGTTCTTATTATCACATGGCTTAATTTAAG CAATGACGTTTATGATTTCGACACAGGAGCagataaaaacaaaagtgaATCAGTTGTAAACCTTGCTGGAAG CCGTACAGTAACTTTACTTGCTGCTTATTCATTTCTTGCTCTTGGCTTCATGGGGCTGTCATGGACATCCGTGGAGGCAGGAAATATGCGTTCAATAATATCACTGGCATGTGCGATTATTTGTGGTTATATATATCAG TGCCCTCCATTTCGGTTAAGCTACCAAGGATTGGGAGAGCCCCTGTGCTTTGCAGCATTTGGGCCATTTGCTAGTACTGCTTTTTACCTCTTACAAGGCAACACAAG TCAGATGAACTATCTTCCCTTAAGTGGTACAATTATTTCTGCTTCAATCCTTGTTGGCTTCACAACATCCCTAATTCTTTTCTGTAGTCACTTTCATCAG GTAGAAGAAGATAAGGCAGTTGGAAAAATGTCCCCTCTG GTAAGGCTTGGCACCGAAAGAGGTTCGACTGTAGTGAAGGTTGCTGTCATAGCACTTTACTTCTTGTTGTTTGCCTTTGGTCTAATCAAGGCCCTTCCTTTTACTTGTATT CTTTTCTGTGCTCTGACATTGCCCATGGGAAAACTGGTAGTTAGATATGTTGAAGATAACCACAAG GACAAACAGAAGATCTTCATGGCTAAGTACTACTGTGTGAGATTGCATGCTTTATTTGGAGCCGCATTGGCTGCTGGACTAGTGGTGGCTAGAGCAGTCACTAAAAAATATGTTCCAAGTCCTATATTCTCTTGA
- the LOC115967659 gene encoding 2-carboxy-1,4-naphthoquinone phytyltransferase, chloroplastic isoform X2 — protein sequence MATIYCNLNTVSGLKKLNEYLLHRSYSNRYHLNSKRSSSFFCNSKKHFHTTYRRKLKIEKGHQSQQVLSERNADYSGTTTEEEKENDVSKAILIWRAVKLPIYSVALVPLTVGSAAAYFQTGIFSARRYFVLLTSSVLIITWLNLSNDVYDFDTGADKNKSESVVNLAGSQMNYLPLSGTIISASILVGFTTSLILFCSHFHQVEEDKAVGKMSPLVRLGTERGSTVVKVAVIALYFLLFAFGLIKALPFTCILFCALTLPMGKLVVRYVEDNHKDKQKIFMAKYYCVRLHALFGAALAAGLVVARAVTKKYVPSPIFS from the exons ATGGCCACCATATATTGTAACCTAAACACAGTGTCTGGTCTGAAGAAACTCAATGAATACCTTCTGCATCGGAGTTACTCAAATAG GTATCATCTAAACTCCAAAAGATCATCAAGCTTCTTCTGTAACAGCAAAAAGCATTTCCATACCACTTAcagaagaaaattgaaaatagaaaaaggacACCAATCTCAACAGGTACTTTCAGAGAGAAATGCAGACTATTCTGGCACGACtactgaagaagaaaaagaaaatgatgtttCTAAGGCAATTTTGATATGGAGGGCAGTTAAATTACCAATATATTCTGTTGCTTTGGTTCCTCTCACT GTAGGTAGTGCGGCTGCTTATTTTCAAACAGGCATATTCTCCGCTAGGCGTTATTTTGTTCTCCTGACTTCCTCAGTTCTTATTATCACATGGCTTAATTTAAG CAATGACGTTTATGATTTCGACACAGGAGCagataaaaacaaaagtgaATCAGTTGTAAACCTTGCTGGAAG TCAGATGAACTATCTTCCCTTAAGTGGTACAATTATTTCTGCTTCAATCCTTGTTGGCTTCACAACATCCCTAATTCTTTTCTGTAGTCACTTTCATCAG GTAGAAGAAGATAAGGCAGTTGGAAAAATGTCCCCTCTG GTAAGGCTTGGCACCGAAAGAGGTTCGACTGTAGTGAAGGTTGCTGTCATAGCACTTTACTTCTTGTTGTTTGCCTTTGGTCTAATCAAGGCCCTTCCTTTTACTTGTATT CTTTTCTGTGCTCTGACATTGCCCATGGGAAAACTGGTAGTTAGATATGTTGAAGATAACCACAAG GACAAACAGAAGATCTTCATGGCTAAGTACTACTGTGTGAGATTGCATGCTTTATTTGGAGCCGCATTGGCTGCTGGACTAGTGGTGGCTAGAGCAGTCACTAAAAAATATGTTCCAAGTCCTATATTCTCTTGA
- the LOC115967658 gene encoding heterogeneous nuclear ribonucleoprotein Q-like, whose protein sequence is MPPRTLKRPTTATATATATTNIVKKEPLPPRRNDPGSRQPSSPPPSTQEDKRSERLELEDNDRRFEEDENSGGREGVVRMDGGDEQDGVAGIRGDYMIEEEVEEEEEVEEEVFEDDVGDVEEVDYEEEHHDMVNERRKRKEFEVFVGGLDRDATEEDLRKVFSQVGEITEVRLLKNPVTQKNKGFAFLRFATIEQARRAIHELKHPVVNGKQCGVAPSQDSDTLFVGNICKTWTRDVLKEQLVRYGVDKFEDLTLVEDMKNEGLNRGFAFLDFPCRADALEACKRLQRRDVVFGIDRTARVAFADTFIEPDDAIMSHVKTVFLDGLPPAWDEDRVKNILKKFGKIEKVELARNMPAAKRTDFGFITFDSHDAAVACVDGVNNAEVGDGDRKIKIRARLSRPRQRGKSARQARGGYVIGHGSDRGSRGPWGSGSSRFDPHKSIDRVGRSIQSRGAIDGGLNRAYGPRDRNVVSHGVGSGRRFSSPERSYGRRSTVQTYGKTSSKRDYIQEDELFSRASDFGKVTIDRHSYRDAYPSRGSGYLGGPSRSGSRAVARRPVPYDDYGYDRYMEQPSNYHDSRISDYSSIPTSKRPHSAIEEDHPRYAEPSARQSRARFDYGGSSFDLAYGDNSYGSNSTRLGRGSRHGYDEGGRRSEGHSHGPYETKPSTMAYRRDEISRRDAERVYSSYERDYISRDYVSSRSDLGEDSYPADYSTRRMNDDYPSGRGSSSYY, encoded by the exons atgcctccACGGACACTGAAACGACCCACCACggccacagccacagccacagccaccacCAATATTGTCAAGAAAGAGCCTCTTCCGCCGCGGCGCAACGACCCGGGTTCACGGCAAccctcttctcctcctccttctacTCAAG AGGACAAGAGATCAGAGAGATTGGAGCTTGAAGATAATGATCGGCGGTTTGAAGAAGACGAGAATAGTGGTGGGCGGGAAGGGGTTGTGAGGATGGATGGTGGGGATGAGCAAGATGGGGTGGCCGGAATTCGTGGAGATTACATGATTGAAGAAGAGGTGGAGGAAGAAGAGGAGGTGGAGGAAGAGGTGTTTGAGGACGATGTTGGAGATGTGGAAGAAGTGGACTATGAGGAAGAGCACCATGATATGGTTAACGAGAGGAGGAAGCGTAAGGAATTTGAGGTGTTTGTGGGGGGATTGGATCGAGATGCCACTGAGGAGGATCTTAGAAAGGTTTTTAGTCAGGTTGGTGAGATCACTGAAGTGAGACTTTTGAAGAACCCAGTAACTCAAAAGAACAAGGGCTTTGCATTCTTGCGGTTTGCAACCATTGAGCAGGCCAGACGAGCTATCCATGAACTTAAGCATCCCGTG GTTAATGGGAAGCAATGTGGGGTGGCTCCAAGTCAAGATAGTGACACTCTTTTTGTTGGTAACATATGCAAGACATGGACAAGGGATGTT TTGAAAGAACAGCTTGTACGATATGGAGTTGATAAATTTGAAGACTTGACGCTAGTTGAGGACATGAAAAATGAGGGGTTGAATCGGGGCTTTGCTTTTTTAGATTTCCCATGCAGGGCAGATGCCTTGGAAGCTTGCAAGCGATTGCAAAGGAGGGATGTTGTGTTTGGTATAGATAGAACGGCAAGGGTTGCATTTGCAGACACCTTCATTGAACCTGATGATGCAATTATGTCTCAT GTAAAGACGGTATTCTTGGATGGTTTGCCTCCTGCTTGGGATGAGGATCGTGTCAAAAACATTCTCAAAAAGTTTGGGAAGATTGAAAAGGTGGAACTTGCTCGAAATATGCCAGCTGCTAAAAGGACTGATTTTGGTTTTATAACATTCGATTCGCATGATGCTGCAGTGGCTTGTGTGGATGGTGTTAATAATGCTGAGGTTGGTGATGGAGATAGGAAG ATAAAGATTAGGGCAAGGTTGTCTAGGCCACGGCAGAGAGGTAAGTCTGCTAGACAGGCTCGGGGAGGTTATGTCATTGGACATGGCAGTGATCGTGGTAGCAGGGGTCCTTGGGGCTCTGGAAGCTCTCGCTTTGATCCTCACAAGTCTATAGATCGTGTTGGGAGAAGCATTCAAAGTCGTGGTGCAATTGATGGTGGTCTTAATCGAGCATATGGTCCAAGGGACCGAAATGTTGTATCACATGGAGTTGGGAGTGGACGGCGATTTTCTTCACCAGAGAGATCATATGGTAGAAGGTCCACTG TTCAAACTTATGGAAAGACCAGCTCAAAAAGGGACTACATTCAAGAAGATGAACTATTTTCTAGGGCATCTGATTTTGGTAAAGTTACTATTGATAGGCACTCTTATAGAGATGCATACCCTTCACGTGGATCTGGGTACTTGGGAGGTCCTTCAAGGAGTGGTTCTCGTGCTGTTGCTCGTAGGCCTGTCCCTTATGATGATTATGGCTATGACAGATACATGGAACAACCCTCAAACTATCATGACAGTCGTATCAGTGATTACAGTTCTATTCCCACCTCAAAGCGTCCCCATTCTGCCATT GAGGAAGATCATCCTCGTTATGCTGAACCTTCAGCTAGGCAATCACGAGCTCGTTTTGACTATGGGGGAAGCAGTTTTGACTTGGCTTATGGTGATAATTCTTATGGAAGCAACTCTACAAG GCTGGGTCGTGGGTCTCGTCATGGTTATGATGAAGGTGGTCGGAGATCTGAAGGGCATTCTCATGGACCATATGAGACTAAACCATCAACAATGGCATACAGAAGAG ATGAGATTAGTAGGAGGGATGCAGAAAGAGTCTATTCCAGTTATGAACGGGATTATATATCCAGAGATTATGTGTCTTCTCGATCAGAT CTAGGTGAAGATTCATACCCAGCTGATTACTCTACTCGTCGCATGAATGATGACTACCCAAGTGGTAGGGGTTCAAGCTCATATTACTAA
- the LOC115967660 gene encoding UV-stimulated scaffold protein A homolog, with protein MIMEEGREKGGGKVLSLIEKATNSTAAEVDPRLLKAIKSVVRYSDMELRLAANTLLDLMKRDHSQVRYLTLLIIDELFMRSKLFRSILVDNLDQLLSLSVGFRRTLPLPAPPAVASILRSKAIEFLEKWNSSFGIHYRQLRLGFDYLKNTLKLQFPNLQANAARIQQERAERERRSREILLKKFEMFKDNFSSIKEEIMSTIDEIGECLDIVRTNEEFMPLPPADDEYFEEFRSSELLQIRLNTLKEGEKVHENSDNKVVFDALRELYKLLETKHLVAVQEWISVLLRVEVADNRFRDSALKELIDIQNRLKSVKKKCEESGCALPNTANRDGEEDDFWEEGKIGSLESERSTVPNKQDEAFSMKVTPNKFKNRTPESSKKDCNDNEILSAEGGETNLDPLRSKLLAEAPVMNWGSFLDNWGSNRKVLTNQRGLELESHWGRVDYDTVIPAEKMPELNVHATLYEEQQTDIQPCRAPLSKGGLCQRRDLRVCPFHGPIIPRDDEGKPLNQNSLKEEISLDLGIDSIEQLAKQAVKNVRARDKEVSNKREIDKKSLKRAKLAKIREHNETVLRDAALTSTSRSASIGEDMGVADGEKPSARNKKETLSSMLHKKVTPKDRIAQRLLNSRAKDSTTRQLTLGEDANYREAFPNQWQ; from the exons ATGATAAtggaagaggggagagagaaaggaggaGGGAAGGTGTTGAGTCTGATAGAGAAGGCGACCAACTCCACGGCTGCTGAGGTGGACCCACGTCTCCTTAAGGCCATAAAATCCGTAGTCCGCTATTCGGATATGGAACTACGACTTGCTGCCAATACCCTTTTGGATCTCATGAAGCGCGATCATTCTCag GTAAGGTACCTAACACTCCTAATAATTGACGAACTGTTCATGCGTTCAAAGCTTTTCAGAAGCATTCTTGTTGACAACTTGGATCAGTTGCTGAGTTTGAGTGTTGGGTTCAGAAGAACTCTGCCTCTCCCAGCTCCTCCTGCTGTCGCTTCTATTTTGCGCTCTAAGGCAATCGAATTCTTGGAGAAGTGGAACTCTTCCTTTGGGATTCATTACAGGCAGCTCAGATTAGGGTTTGATTACCTTAAAAACACCCTCAAGTTGCAGTTTCCTAATCTACAGGCCAATGCAGCTCGGATTCAGCAGGAGAGAGCAGAACGGGAAAGGCGGTCAAGAGAGATTTTGCtaaagaaatttgaaatgtTCAAGGACAATTTCTCATCTATTAAGGAAGAGATCATGTCTACCATTGACGAGATTGGGGAATGCTTAGACATAGTCCGTACAAATGAGGAATTTATGCCTCTGCCTCCTGCAGATGATGAATATTTCGAAGAGTTTCGTTCTTCTGAACTGCTGCAAATCCGTCTCAACACTTTAAAAGAAGGGGAAAAGGTTCACGAGAACAGTGACAATAAAGTGGTTTTTGATGCATTAAGGGAGCTGTACAAGCTTCTAGAGACAAAGCATTTGGTTGCAGTTCAAGAATGGATCTCTGTTCTTCTAAGGGTTGAAGTGGCAGACAACAGGTTCAGAGATTCCGCTTTAAAGGAGTTAATTGATATCCAAAATCGTCTCAAATCAGTGAAGAAGAAGTGTGAAGAATCAGGTTGTGCTCTTCCAAACACTGCAAATCGTGATGGAGAAGAAGATGATTTCTGGGAGGAGGGTAAGATTGGATCACTTGAGAGTGAGAGATCTACTGTGCCCAATAAGCAAGATGAAGCTTTTTCCATGAAAGTAACACCTAATAAGTTCAAAAATAGAACTCCTGAAAGCAGTAAAAAAGATTGTAATGACAATGAGATTCTCAGTGCTGAAGGCGGTGAAACCAATTTGGACCCATTAAGAAGTAAGCTTCTGGCTGAAGCTCCTGTGATGAATTGGGGTTCTTTCTTGGATAACTGGGGTTCAAACAGGAAGGTTTTGACTAACCAGCGGGGATTGGAGCTTGAAAGTCACTGGGGTAGGGTGGATTATGACACGGTTATTCCAGCTGAGAAAATGCCTGAACTGAATGTACATGCAACTCTTTATGAAGAGCAGCAAACTGACATTCAACCCTGCAGGGCTCCTTTGAGCAAAGGGGGGCTTTGTCAGAGAAGAGACCTGAGAGTTTGTCCATTTCATGGACCTATTATACCTCGAGATGATGAAGGAAAGCCACTCAATCAGAACTCTTTAAAAGAAGAGATATCTCTTGATTTGGGGATTGATTCCATTGAGCAGTTAGCAAAACAAGCTGTGAAGAATGTTCGTGCGAGAGATAAAGAAGTATCAAATAAGAGAGAAATTGATAAAAAGTCACTGAAGCGTGCAAAACTTGCAAAAATTCGGGAGCACAATGAAACAGTTCTAAGGGATGCTGCCTTGACATCAACTTCAAGATCTGCATCTATTGGAGAAGATATGGGGGTGGCTGATGGTGAGAAACCGTCAGCCAGAAACAAGAAGGAAACACTCTCATCCATGCTGCACAAGAAAGTGACACCAAAAGATAGGATAGCTCAGAGGCTTTTGAATTCACGGGCAAAGGATTCAACAACAAGACAGCTCACATTGGGTGAAGATGCAAATTACCGAGAAGCCTTCCCAAATCAATGGCAatga